A single window of Pseudomonas marginalis DNA harbors:
- a CDS encoding YkvA family protein has translation MKPPFNFTRFLPMAARLLGRGRLPTLLFAVAAKGSSQGNRLGKLKDDLKLLQSLCLAYWRGEYRAISPKALISVVAGLMYFLSPIDAIPDFIPMFGMLDDIAVLAWVMKALEGELSAFRAWRDAQRPEKLAVVERLPATPALLAKENPQKNG, from the coding sequence ATGAAACCACCCTTCAATTTCACCCGTTTCCTGCCCATGGCGGCACGCTTGCTGGGCCGTGGACGTTTGCCGACCCTGCTGTTCGCTGTCGCCGCCAAAGGCTCCAGCCAGGGCAACCGCCTGGGTAAGCTCAAGGATGATCTCAAGCTGCTTCAATCCCTGTGCCTGGCCTACTGGCGTGGCGAGTACCGAGCCATCAGCCCCAAGGCGCTGATCTCTGTGGTGGCGGGGTTGATGTATTTCCTCAGCCCGATTGATGCGATCCCGGACTTTATCCCCATGTTCGGCATGCTCGACGACATCGCCGTACTGGCGTGGGTCATGAAGGCCCTGGAGGGTGAACTGAGCGCGTTTCGCGCCTGGCGTGACGCACAGCGCCCGGAAAAACTCGCGGTGGTTGAGCGTTTGCCTGCCACCCCGGCCTTGCTGGCCAAGGAAAACCCGCAAAAAAACGGATGA
- a CDS encoding helix-turn-helix domain-containing protein, whose protein sequence is MDIQIISRNGEPEYAVLPWDQYQALLKAAGQQQPSPTPSPTAHAAPDQDLRPLADLRGLREAKGLAIEALARTVGISPSYLGLIESGERQPDAAIRRSLARELGVAGWRDES, encoded by the coding sequence ATGGATATTCAGATAATTTCACGCAATGGCGAACCCGAGTACGCGGTGTTGCCATGGGATCAGTACCAGGCGCTGCTAAAAGCCGCCGGTCAGCAACAGCCTTCACCGACGCCTTCTCCTACTGCACACGCCGCACCTGACCAGGATTTGCGCCCGCTCGCAGACCTGCGCGGCTTGCGTGAAGCCAAGGGCCTGGCGATTGAAGCGTTGGCCCGCACCGTGGGCATCAGCCCCTCGTATCTAGGATTGATCGAAAGTGGTGAACGTCAGCCGGATGCCGCAATCCGCCGCAGCCTGGCCCGGGAATTAGGCGTTGCAGGTTGGAGGGATGAATCTTGA
- a CDS encoding bifunctional diguanylate cyclase/phosphodiesterase produces the protein MTMTEQLSALGSILAQGSLHSLFQPIICLSERRILGYEALSRGPSNSPLHSPIALFSVARHAGRLSELEMACRESACRRFSEQKLPGKLFLNVSPESLMETAHQPGRTLQLLRDFGIPPSQVVIELTEQTPTDDFDLLQTALHHYRNMGFSIALDDLGAGYSSLRLWSELRPDYVKIDRHFIDGIHQDALKREFVGSILQIARASRAQVIAEGIELPEELAVLTEMGVDLVQGYLLCRPQEQPPQEARQMLPKPDQANVALSEEAGDLSALLSEQPAVDQDTATAQVLEAFRRQANLNSLAVLDGRGHPVGIVHRHSLSDALLKPFATDLFARKPISRLMSTDFLAVELSQSLQQVSRLLTSRARQRIEEDFIITLNGDYLGLGRVIDVLKLITELKIQQARYANPLTLLPGNVPIQQCLTRLLQQQRESVICYVDIDSFKPFNDIYGYGRGDEVLLCLAQCLNDRVDPSRDFVGHIGGDDFLLVLGPQDWRKRLNQLLDDFHTQCRRFYRAEHLDAGCFVALNRQGVRQEFALLSLSIGVVHLYPQACGQLDASQLAELASQAKHHAKDMTGYSIHVIDSMDMLPQAL, from the coding sequence ATGACTATGACCGAACAGCTGAGTGCATTGGGCTCTATCCTGGCTCAAGGCAGTTTGCACAGCCTGTTCCAACCGATCATCTGCCTGTCAGAACGGCGCATCCTTGGCTACGAAGCCCTCAGCCGCGGCCCGTCGAACAGCCCGCTGCACTCCCCCATCGCGCTGTTCTCGGTGGCGCGCCATGCCGGTCGCCTCAGCGAACTGGAAATGGCCTGCCGCGAAAGCGCATGCCGCCGCTTCAGCGAGCAAAAGCTGCCGGGCAAGCTGTTCCTGAATGTCTCGCCCGAATCCTTGATGGAGACCGCTCATCAACCGGGCCGCACCCTGCAATTGCTGCGCGACTTCGGCATTCCGCCGAGCCAGGTGGTGATCGAACTCACCGAGCAGACCCCCACCGACGATTTCGACCTGCTGCAAACCGCCCTGCACCATTACCGCAACATGGGCTTTTCGATTGCCTTGGATGACTTGGGTGCCGGCTATTCCAGCCTGCGCTTGTGGTCGGAGCTGCGCCCGGATTACGTGAAGATCGACCGCCACTTTATCGACGGTATCCATCAGGATGCGCTCAAGCGTGAGTTTGTCGGCTCTATCCTGCAGATCGCCAGGGCCTCACGGGCCCAGGTGATCGCCGAGGGCATCGAATTGCCGGAAGAGCTGGCGGTATTGACCGAGATGGGCGTCGACCTGGTCCAGGGTTACCTGCTCTGCCGTCCACAGGAGCAGCCGCCACAGGAAGCGCGCCAGATGCTGCCCAAGCCCGATCAGGCCAATGTGGCCCTCAGCGAAGAAGCCGGCGACCTCAGCGCCCTGCTCAGCGAACAACCGGCGGTCGATCAGGACACCGCCACCGCCCAGGTGTTGGAGGCGTTCCGCCGCCAGGCCAACCTTAACTCCCTGGCGGTTCTGGATGGACGCGGCCACCCGGTGGGGATCGTGCACCGGCATTCACTCTCCGATGCGCTGCTCAAGCCGTTTGCCACCGACCTGTTTGCGCGCAAGCCCATCAGCCGGCTGATGAGTACGGATTTTCTGGCGGTAGAGTTGAGCCAGTCGCTGCAACAGGTCAGCCGCCTGCTGACCAGCCGCGCACGGCAACGTATCGAAGAAGATTTCATCATCACCCTCAATGGCGATTACCTCGGCCTGGGCCGGGTAATCGATGTACTCAAGCTGATCACCGAACTGAAAATCCAGCAGGCGCGCTATGCCAACCCGCTGACCCTGCTGCCCGGCAACGTGCCGATCCAGCAGTGCCTGACGCGACTGTTGCAGCAACAGCGAGAATCGGTGATCTGCTACGTGGATATCGACAGCTTCAAGCCGTTCAACGACATCTACGGCTACGGACGTGGGGATGAGGTGTTGCTGTGCCTGGCGCAGTGCCTGAACGACCGGGTCGACCCCAGCCGCGACTTTGTCGGGCATATCGGTGGCGATGATTTTTTGCTGGTGTTGGGGCCACAGGATTGGCGCAAGCGGCTCAACCAGCTGCTGGACGATTTCCATACCCAGTGCAGGCGCTTCTACCGCGCCGAGCACCTCGACGCCGGCTGCTTCGTGGCGCTGAACCGCCAGGGCGTACGCCAGGAGTTTGCGTTGCTGTCACTGTCGATCGGGGTGGTGCATTTGTATCCACAGGCCTGTGGACAACTCGATGCCAGCCAGTTGGCGGAACTGGCCTCGCAGGCCAAGCACCATGCCAAGGATATGACCGGCTACAGCATCCATGTGATCGACAGCATGGACATGTTGCCCCAGGCACTTTAA
- a CDS encoding carboxy terminal-processing peptidase: MKHLFPSTALALFIGIGFASMSTNTFAANSWDNLQPDRDEVIASLNVVELLKRHHYSKPPLDDARSVIIYDSYLKLLDPSRSYFLASDIAEFDKWKTQFDDFLKSGDLQPGFTIYKRYLDRVKARLDFALGELDKGVDKLDFTQKETLLVDRKDAPWLTSTAALDDLWRKRVKDEVLRLKIAGKEPKAIQELLTKRYKNQLARLDQTRAEDIFQAYINTFAMSYDPHTNYLSPDNAENFDINMSLSLEGIGAVLQSDNDQVKIVRLVPAGPADKTKQVAPADKIIGVAQADKEMVDVVGWRLDEVVKLIRGPKGSVVRLEVIPHTNAPNDQTSKIVSITREAVKLEDQAVQKKVLNLKQDGKDYKLGVIEIPAFYLDFKAFRAGDPDYKSTTRDVKKILTELQKEKVDGVVIDLRNNGGGSLQEATELTSLFIDKGPTVLVRNADGRVDVLEDENPGAFYKGPMALLVNRLSASASEIFAGAMQDYHRALIIGGQTFGKGTVQTIQPLNHGELKLTLAKFYRVSGQSTQHQGVLPDIDFPSIIDTKEIGESALPEAMPWDTIRPAIKPASDPFKPFLAQLKADHDTRSAKDAEFVFIRDKLALAKKLMEEKTVSLNEVDRRAQHSDIENKQLALENIRRKAKGEEPLKELKKEDEDALPTEADKTKPEDDAYLAESGRILLDYLKITKQVAKQ; this comes from the coding sequence ATGAAGCATCTGTTCCCCAGCACCGCCCTCGCTCTTTTCATTGGTATCGGCTTCGCGTCGATGTCGACCAATACGTTCGCAGCCAACAGCTGGGACAACCTTCAGCCGGACCGCGATGAGGTGATTGCCAGCCTTAACGTCGTCGAGTTGCTCAAGCGTCATCACTACAGCAAGCCGCCGCTGGACGACGCGCGCTCGGTGATCATCTATGACAGCTACCTCAAGCTGCTGGACCCGTCGCGCAGCTACTTCCTGGCCAGCGATATCGCTGAGTTCGACAAGTGGAAGACGCAGTTCGACGACTTCCTCAAGAGCGGCGACCTGCAGCCCGGCTTCACCATCTACAAGCGCTACCTGGATCGCGTGAAAGCGCGTCTGGACTTCGCCTTGGGTGAGTTGGACAAGGGTGTCGACAAGCTCGACTTCACCCAGAAGGAAACCCTTCTGGTGGACCGCAAGGACGCGCCTTGGCTGACCAGCACCGCCGCCCTCGACGACCTCTGGCGCAAACGCGTCAAGGACGAAGTGCTGCGCCTGAAGATCGCCGGCAAAGAGCCCAAGGCTATCCAGGAGCTGTTGACCAAGCGCTACAAGAATCAACTGGCACGCCTGGACCAGACCCGTGCCGAAGATATCTTCCAGGCCTACATCAACACCTTCGCGATGTCCTACGATCCGCACACCAATTATCTGTCGCCAGATAACGCGGAAAACTTCGATATCAACATGAGTCTGTCCCTGGAAGGCATCGGTGCCGTCCTGCAAAGCGACAATGACCAGGTGAAGATCGTGCGCCTGGTGCCGGCCGGTCCGGCAGACAAGACCAAGCAGGTTGCGCCTGCCGACAAGATCATCGGTGTGGCCCAGGCCGACAAAGAGATGGTCGATGTGGTCGGTTGGCGCCTGGACGAAGTGGTCAAGCTGATCCGTGGGCCGAAAGGCAGCGTGGTGCGCCTGGAAGTGATTCCGCACACCAATGCACCGAACGACCAGACCAGCAAGATCGTGTCCATCACCCGTGAAGCGGTGAAGCTCGAAGACCAGGCCGTGCAGAAGAAAGTCCTCAACCTCAAGCAGGATGGCAAGGACTACAAGCTGGGGGTGATTGAAATCCCGGCCTTCTACCTGGACTTCAAGGCCTTCCGTGCCGGTGACCCGGACTACAAGTCCACCACCCGCGACGTGAAGAAAATCCTTACCGAGCTGCAGAAGGAAAAAGTCGACGGCGTGGTCATCGACCTGCGCAACAACGGCGGCGGTTCCCTGCAGGAAGCCACCGAGCTGACCAGCCTGTTTATCGACAAGGGCCCGACCGTGTTGGTACGCAACGCTGATGGCCGTGTCGACGTGCTCGAAGACGAGAACCCGGGTGCCTTCTACAAAGGCCCGATGGCGTTGCTGGTCAACCGTCTGTCGGCTTCGGCTTCGGAGATTTTCGCCGGTGCCATGCAGGACTACCACCGCGCGTTGATCATCGGCGGCCAGACCTTCGGCAAAGGCACCGTGCAGACCATCCAGCCGCTGAACCATGGCGAGCTCAAGCTGACGCTGGCCAAGTTCTACCGGGTTTCCGGGCAGAGCACCCAGCATCAGGGCGTACTGCCGGACATCGATTTCCCGTCGATCATCGACACCAAGGAAATCGGCGAAAGCGCCCTGCCGGAAGCCATGCCGTGGGACACCATCCGTCCTGCGATCAAGCCGGCCTCGGACCCGTTCAAGCCGTTCCTCGCGCAGTTGAAGGCTGACCACGATACCCGCTCCGCCAAGGATGCCGAGTTTGTGTTCATCCGCGACAAGCTGGCCCTGGCCAAGAAGTTGATGGAAGAAAAAACCGTCAGCCTCAATGAAGTGGACCGTCGTGCACAGCACTCCGACATCGAAAACAAGCAACTCGCCCTGGAAAACATCCGCCGCAAGGCCAAGGGCGAAGAACCCCTCAAGGAGCTGAAGAAAGAAGACGAGGATGCGCTGCCGACCGAAGCGGATAAAACCAAGCCGGAAGACGACGCTTACCTGGCCGAGAGCGGCCGGATCCTGCTGGACTACCTGAAAATCACCAAACAGGTGGCCAAACAGTAA
- a CDS encoding zinc-binding dehydrogenase, with protein sequence MKALQGVEGHVEWLDEPSPTCDVGQVRIRVAAAGLNRADLLQRAGLYPPPPGASAVLGLECSGVISEVGPGSSWQVGDRVCALLAGGGMAEEVVVDARHVLPVPEGLSLIEAAALPEVYSTAWLNLFQLAGLKPGEKVLLHAGASGVGSAAIQLCKAFGSPCWVSVGSAQRLAYCEDLGAQGGVVRTDGIEGLRDFGPFDVILDPVGGNYAALDLKLLALDGRWVLIGLMGGREAQLDLAQVLAKRVQLLGSTLRSRDDQFKADLFSDLSQHVWPLFAEGRLSPQLARTFPIKDAEAAFAELATNQIAGKLVLVIDESLT encoded by the coding sequence GTGAAAGCATTGCAAGGCGTTGAAGGTCATGTGGAGTGGTTGGACGAACCAAGTCCTACATGTGATGTAGGCCAAGTTCGCATTCGTGTGGCGGCTGCGGGCCTTAATCGCGCCGATTTATTGCAGCGTGCAGGGCTCTATCCGCCACCGCCTGGCGCCAGTGCCGTACTGGGACTTGAGTGTTCCGGGGTGATCAGTGAAGTGGGCCCGGGTTCGTCCTGGCAGGTGGGCGATCGCGTCTGTGCGTTGCTGGCCGGTGGCGGCATGGCCGAAGAAGTGGTGGTGGATGCACGTCATGTGCTGCCGGTGCCGGAAGGTTTGTCGCTGATTGAAGCGGCGGCGCTGCCGGAGGTGTACAGCACTGCGTGGCTCAATCTGTTCCAACTGGCGGGCCTCAAGCCCGGTGAGAAAGTGTTGCTGCACGCCGGCGCCAGTGGCGTGGGCTCGGCGGCCATCCAGCTGTGCAAGGCATTTGGCAGCCCGTGCTGGGTCAGCGTCGGCTCGGCGCAGCGCCTGGCCTACTGTGAAGACCTGGGCGCCCAGGGCGGCGTAGTACGCACTGACGGTATCGAAGGGCTGCGGGATTTCGGGCCATTCGATGTGATCCTCGATCCGGTCGGCGGCAACTACGCCGCGCTGGACCTCAAGCTGCTGGCGCTGGACGGTCGCTGGGTGTTGATCGGCTTGATGGGCGGCCGCGAGGCGCAACTGGACCTGGCCCAGGTGCTGGCCAAGCGTGTGCAACTGCTGGGTTCGACCCTGCGCAGCCGTGACGATCAGTTCAAGGCCGACCTGTTCAGCGACCTGAGCCAGCATGTATGGCCGTTGTTTGCCGAAGGTCGCCTGAGCCCGCAATTGGCCAGGACGTTCCCGATCAAGGATGCCGAGGCGGCGTTTGCGGAGCTGGCGACTAACCAGATCGCCGGGAAGCTGGTGTTGGTAATTGACGAGAGCCTGACCTGA
- a CDS encoding HAD family hydrolase translates to MALVIFDLDDTLIHGDCATLWSEQMGRLGWVDPASFMGRNNELMDAYSRGELAMEDFMDFSLEPMIGRTPEEIEHLVEPWVEDVIEPLIYSDATRTIARHRANGDRILVISASGTHLVKPIAARIGIDEVLGIELEVSHGVYSGRTVGVLTYREGKITRLLEWLEQEGESLDGAYFYSDSRNDLPLLLKVEHPQVVNPDPVLRAHAEKSGWPIHHWV, encoded by the coding sequence ATGGCATTGGTAATTTTTGATTTGGACGACACCCTGATCCATGGCGACTGCGCCACCCTCTGGAGCGAACAGATGGGGCGCCTGGGCTGGGTCGACCCGGCGTCGTTCATGGGCAGGAACAACGAGCTGATGGACGCCTACAGCCGCGGCGAGCTGGCCATGGAAGACTTCATGGACTTCAGCCTGGAGCCGATGATCGGCCGCACCCCGGAGGAAATCGAGCACCTGGTGGAGCCCTGGGTCGAGGATGTGATTGAACCGCTGATCTACAGCGACGCCACCAGGACCATCGCCCGCCACCGCGCCAACGGCGACCGGATCCTGGTGATCTCCGCCTCGGGGACTCACCTGGTGAAACCGATTGCGGCGCGTATCGGCATTGATGAGGTGCTGGGGATTGAGCTGGAAGTGAGTCATGGCGTGTACAGCGGCCGTACCGTGGGGGTACTGACCTACCGCGAAGGCAAGATCACGCGCTTGCTGGAATGGCTGGAACAGGAAGGTGAATCGCTGGACGGCGCGTATTTCTATTCGGATTCGCGCAATGACTTGCCGTTGTTGCTGAAGGTGGAGCACCCGCAGGTGGTGAACCCGGACCCGGTGTTGCGCGCCCACGCCGAAAAATCCGGCTGGCCAATCCACCACTGGGTCTGA
- a CDS encoding ABC transporter ATP-binding protein: MSFVSVQHLQKGYAGTPVFSDINCEIAKGEFVTLLGPSGCGKSTLLRCIAGLTAVDSGKILLDGQDIVPLSPQKRNIGMVFQSYALFPNMTVEQNVAFGLRMQKVNADDSHKRVQEVLQLVELKDLAGRYPHQMSGGQCQRVALARSLVTRPRLLLLDEPLSALDARIRKHLREQIRQIQRELGLTTIFVTHDQEEALTMSDRIFLMNQGKIVQSGDAETLYTAPVDVFAAGFIGNYNLLDADKASQLLQRPISGRIAIRPEAIELSRSGELDALVRSHSLLGNVIRYRIEARGVELVVDVLNRSADDLHPDGQRLALSIDPSALCEVA; encoded by the coding sequence ATGAGCTTCGTCAGCGTCCAACATCTGCAAAAAGGCTACGCCGGCACCCCGGTGTTCAGTGACATCAACTGCGAAATCGCCAAGGGTGAGTTCGTCACCCTGCTCGGCCCATCCGGTTGCGGCAAGTCCACCCTGCTGCGCTGCATCGCCGGCCTGACCGCAGTGGACAGTGGGAAAATCCTGCTGGACGGCCAGGACATCGTTCCGCTGAGCCCACAGAAACGCAACATCGGCATGGTGTTCCAGAGCTATGCGCTGTTCCCCAACATGACCGTGGAACAGAACGTCGCCTTCGGCCTGCGCATGCAAAAGGTCAACGCCGATGACAGCCACAAGCGCGTGCAGGAAGTGCTGCAACTGGTGGAACTCAAGGACCTGGCCGGCCGCTACCCGCACCAGATGTCCGGCGGCCAGTGCCAGCGGGTGGCCCTGGCCCGCTCCCTGGTCACCCGCCCGCGCCTGTTGCTGCTGGATGAGCCGCTGTCGGCGCTGGATGCACGGATTCGCAAGCACCTGCGCGAACAGATCCGCCAGATCCAGCGCGAACTGGGGTTGACCACGATCTTCGTGACCCATGACCAGGAAGAAGCCCTGACCATGTCGGACCGGATCTTCCTGATGAACCAGGGCAAGATCGTGCAAAGCGGCGATGCCGAGACCCTCTACACCGCACCGGTGGATGTATTCGCCGCCGGTTTCATCGGCAACTACAACCTGCTGGACGCCGACAAGGCCAGCCAGTTGCTGCAACGCCCGATCAGCGGGCGCATCGCGATTCGCCCGGAGGCCATCGAACTGAGCCGCAGCGGCGAACTCGACGCGCTGGTGCGCAGCCATAGCCTGCTGGGCAACGTGATTCGCTACCGCATCGAAGCCCGTGGCGTGGAATTGGTGGTGGACGTGCTAAACCGCTCGGCGGACGATCTGCACCCGGACGGCCAGCGCCTGGCACTTTCCATCGACCCCAGTGCGCTGTGTGAAGTAGCCTGA
- a CDS encoding ABC transporter permease yields the protein MSRAEAGPASLYHRVVVYLLFAILVLPLIGTFVYSIASSWSATILPAGFTVKWYVQLWSDPRFLMAFGQSLLVCVGALILSVVLILPLLFVVHYHFPRLDALMNILILLPFAVPPVVSSVGLLQLYGSGPLAMVGTPWILIGCYFTVALPFMYRAITNNLQAINLRDLMDASQLLGASTWQAAIFVVLPNLRKGLMVALLLSFSFLFGEFVFANILVGTRYETLQVYLNNMRNSSGHFTSAVVISYFFFVLVLTWAANTLNKDKSQ from the coding sequence ATGTCTCGCGCTGAAGCCGGCCCGGCCTCCCTCTACCACCGCGTGGTGGTGTACCTGTTGTTCGCGATCCTGGTGCTGCCGCTGATCGGCACCTTCGTCTACTCCATTGCGAGCAGTTGGTCGGCAACCATTCTGCCGGCGGGCTTCACGGTGAAGTGGTATGTGCAGCTGTGGAGCGACCCACGCTTCCTGATGGCCTTCGGGCAATCGTTGCTGGTGTGCGTGGGTGCGTTGATCCTGTCGGTGGTGTTGATTCTGCCGCTGTTGTTCGTGGTGCATTACCACTTTCCCAGGCTCGACGCCTTGATGAACATCCTGATCCTGCTGCCCTTCGCGGTACCGCCGGTGGTGTCGTCGGTGGGCCTTCTGCAACTGTACGGTTCCGGGCCGTTGGCGATGGTGGGCACGCCGTGGATCCTGATCGGCTGCTACTTCACCGTGGCGCTGCCATTCATGTACCGGGCGATCACCAACAACCTGCAAGCCATCAACCTGCGCGACCTGATGGACGCCTCGCAACTGCTTGGCGCCAGTACTTGGCAGGCGGCGATCTTCGTGGTGCTGCCCAACCTGCGCAAAGGTTTGATGGTGGCGCTGCTGCTGTCGTTCTCGTTCCTGTTCGGTGAATTCGTGTTCGCCAATATCCTCGTGGGTACCCGCTACGAGACCCTGCAGGTGTACCTGAACAACATGCGCAACAGCAGCGGCCACTTCACCAGCGCCGTCGTGATTTCCTATTTCTTCTTTGTGCTGGTGCTGACCTGGGCCGCCAATACCTTGAACAAGGACAAAAGCCAATGA
- a CDS encoding ABC transporter permease gives MSSISRGKWLALLCLVPFALFFIVFEIAPLVWVLINSLQTEDTGWGLDNFTRIFSSKFYLQAIQFSLEISFYSSIFGIIIATLGSYSLRRVDSPLRNFVTAFANMTSNFAGVPLAFAFIILLGFNGSITIMLKQAGIIQDFNLYSKTGLIILYTYFQIPLGVLLLYPAFDALREDWRESAALLGANGWQFWRHIGLPVLTPALLGTFVILLANALGAYATVYALTTGNFNVLPIRIAGLVSGDVSLDPNMASALAVVLVALMTVVTVVHQLLLKRSYHVSR, from the coding sequence GTGAGTTCAATATCCCGTGGCAAATGGCTGGCACTCCTGTGCCTGGTGCCTTTCGCGCTGTTCTTTATCGTGTTCGAAATCGCCCCGCTGGTATGGGTGCTGATCAATAGCCTGCAGACCGAAGACACTGGCTGGGGCCTGGACAACTTCACGCGCATCTTCAGTTCGAAGTTCTACCTGCAAGCCATCCAGTTCAGCCTGGAGATCAGCTTCTACTCGAGCATCTTCGGCATCATCATCGCCACGCTGGGCAGTTATTCCCTGCGCCGGGTGGATTCGCCGCTGCGCAACTTCGTCACCGCCTTCGCCAACATGACCAGCAACTTCGCCGGCGTGCCCCTGGCCTTCGCGTTCATCATCCTGCTGGGGTTCAACGGCAGCATCACCATCATGCTCAAGCAGGCCGGGATCATTCAGGACTTCAACCTGTACTCCAAGACCGGCCTGATCATCCTCTATACCTACTTCCAGATCCCCCTCGGCGTGTTGCTGCTCTACCCAGCCTTCGACGCACTGCGTGAAGACTGGCGTGAGTCGGCGGCCCTGCTCGGCGCCAATGGCTGGCAGTTCTGGCGACATATCGGCTTGCCGGTGCTCACCCCGGCGCTACTGGGCACGTTCGTGATCCTGCTGGCCAATGCCCTGGGTGCCTACGCGACGGTCTACGCCCTGACCACCGGGAACTTCAACGTGCTGCCGATTCGTATCGCCGGCCTCGTGTCGGGGGATGTATCCCTCGATCCAAACATGGCCAGCGCACTGGCCGTGGTGCTGGTTGCGCTGATGACCGTGGTCACAGTGGTGCATCAACTGCTGCTCAAGAGGAGCTACCATGTCTCGCGCTGA
- a CDS encoding alkaline phosphatase family protein yields MKHTVILVVLDGLNFEVARHAMGHLQAYVGAGRAALYKLECELPALSRPLYECILTGVPPIHSGIVHNQVSRLSNQRSIFHYATDAGLTTAAAAYHWVSELYNRTPFLAARDRHTDDKTLAIQHGHFYWNDHYPDSHLFADAESLRLKHAPDFMVVHPMNIDDAGHKHGLDTPQYRNSARSADIILADYLQAWLDAGYQVLVTADHGMNNDRSHNGLLPEEREVPLFVLGDAFSLDTHAAPKQTELCGTVCELLGVPHDKPVCRELLK; encoded by the coding sequence ATGAAGCACACTGTCATCCTTGTCGTGCTCGACGGCCTGAACTTCGAGGTTGCCCGGCACGCCATGGGACACTTGCAGGCCTATGTCGGCGCAGGACGCGCGGCCCTCTACAAGCTGGAATGTGAACTGCCCGCCCTGTCCCGCCCGCTGTACGAATGCATCCTCACCGGCGTGCCACCGATCCACAGCGGTATCGTGCACAACCAAGTCTCGCGCCTGTCCAACCAGCGCAGCATTTTCCATTACGCCACCGACGCCGGCCTTACCACCGCAGCGGCGGCTTACCATTGGGTCAGCGAGTTGTATAACCGCACGCCCTTTCTCGCCGCACGGGATCGTCATACCGACGACAAGACGCTGGCGATCCAGCACGGGCATTTCTACTGGAATGACCACTACCCGGATTCCCACCTGTTTGCCGACGCCGAAAGCCTGCGGCTCAAGCACGCGCCGGACTTCATGGTGGTGCACCCGATGAACATCGACGACGCCGGCCACAAACACGGCCTCGACACGCCGCAGTACCGCAACAGCGCACGCTCGGCCGACATCATCCTGGCCGACTACCTGCAAGCCTGGCTCGATGCCGGCTACCAGGTGCTGGTGACCGCCGACCACGGCATGAACAACGACCGCTCCCACAACGGCCTGCTGCCGGAAGAACGGGAAGTGCCACTGTTCGTGCTCGGCGATGCCTTCAGCCTGGACACCCACGCCGCACCGAAACAAACCGAGCTGTGCGGCACGGTCTGCGAACTGCTGGGCGTACCCCACGACAAACCTGTGTGCCGGGAGTTACTGAAGTGA